A window of Nitrospirota bacterium contains these coding sequences:
- a CDS encoding helix-turn-helix transcriptional regulator: MKSAFEKIKYTPGPQFQWRMPSQVRSTLSKDDICEICDSIKDKEIEELKNENRKLKKLVEFLKAEIHSLELKTALSEKAIPIKKIIKEFTSTPEGKAAWQAAWDERAEEWKKSAAAGKISRIKYYRLINGMDQAALARKLKTAQPNICRIERPGYNVPISTLEKLAKIFKVKKGELIGD; this comes from the coding sequence GTGAAATCTGCTTTTGAAAAAATCAAATATACCCCTGGACCCCAATTTCAGTGGCGCATGCCTTCACAAGTCCGCTCAACTCTTTCTAAGGATGACATATGTGAAATATGCGATTCAATAAAGGATAAAGAAATTGAAGAGTTGAAAAATGAAAACAGGAAACTTAAGAAACTTGTAGAGTTTTTAAAGGCAGAGATACACTCATTAGAATTAAAAACAGCTTTAAGCGAAAAAGCTATTCCTATAAAAAAAATAATCAAAGAATTTACCTCGACTCCTGAAGGCAAGGCAGCATGGCAAGCGGCATGGGACGAACGGGCAGAAGAATGGAAAAAGTCTGCAGCGGCAGGAAAAATCAGCAGGATAAAATATTACAGGCTTATAAATGGAATGGACCAGGCTGCACTTGCCAGGAAACTAAAGACTGCTCAGCCTAATATATGCAGGATTGAAAGACCTGGATATAACGTGCCCATTTCAACTCTTGAAAAGCTTGCAAAAATATTTAAAGTTAAAAAGGGGGAATTAATTGGGGACTGA
- a CDS encoding protein-export chaperone SecB has product MDIGVKSKNSFDLNKKKLITTLSVVLFIKTKIPPFVMKASVEGIFIGNNIDDLKKFSKVHAPAHLMPFIREIVGTTTMKAGIPPLLLPPMNLSALFDEKKK; this is encoded by the coding sequence GTGGATATAGGGGTTAAATCAAAAAATTCATTTGATCTCAATAAGAAGAAGCTCATTACAACGTTAAGTGTAGTTTTATTTATTAAAACTAAGATTCCGCCTTTTGTGATGAAAGCTTCAGTAGAAGGTATCTTTATAGGAAATAATATTGACGACCTTAAAAAATTTTCCAAAGTTCATGCCCCGGCACATTTAATGCCGTTCATTCGGGAGATTGTTGGCACCACTACAATGAAGGCGGGAATTCCTCCGCTTCTTCTTCCGCCTATGAATCTCTCTGCACTTTTTGACGAAAAGAAGAAGTAA
- a CDS encoding GAF domain-containing protein → MFNWMWKTYRKILDNMTDGVYLVDLDQKIQYWNRTAEILTGLSADEVIGKTVNEAGIRYEDEKGKLLQNFEYPVALCFQEKRVVSKNFFIQTKDNGRIPLEESASPLYHRGKITSVISVIKDITHCIEAVELRLRTEKKERLIPICGWCKKIRSDENYWEQLETYLTKEGFGVFTHGMCPSCAEKIFEKKVYLESYQKICKAISSSISLDEVLQLIVTNAVKVMNVKASLLRLLNKETKQLEIAAHYGLSDKYVNKGPVAYDASIDDALAGQSVSVYDMAEHKDSKYYEEALAEGIRSILSIPLRFEKEVIGVLRMYTAEPVKYTEDDLKFITAIAEQGATAIVNASRFEKAVSREKEYLRVYEEITKAVSSTLNVDEVMNLIVKKIPQVMGQKGSSLRLINKENEQLELAAYYGLSAKYANKGPVAYDASIADALAGKAVSVFEIAEHKDSKYYREAIEEGIKTILSIPMRFQNEVIGVLRLYTSRPVQYNETDLKFMETIAEQTAIAIVNAKHFESELSKEKEYLKVFQEVTKAVSSSLKANEVLNMIVRKIPEVMNLKAATVRLLDSTGKSLKLVASFGLSEKYLNKGPVDAEKNVTEALKENPVAIFDVATDHRIRYKKEAEEEGIKSMLTLPVVARGKVLGILRLLTGEPREFSQQEIDFAASLAEQCGIAIENATMYEKTKKEYDNMMQFVDGAFFEKE, encoded by the coding sequence ATGTTCAACTGGATGTGGAAAACCTATCGCAAAATTCTTGATAACATGACGGACGGCGTGTATCTTGTGGACCTCGATCAGAAGATACAGTACTGGAACAGGACCGCCGAAATACTGACGGGGCTTTCCGCCGATGAAGTAATAGGAAAGACTGTTAACGAAGCCGGCATCAGGTATGAAGATGAAAAGGGCAAGCTGCTACAGAATTTTGAATACCCGGTGGCCCTCTGTTTTCAGGAGAAGAGGGTCGTGAGCAAGAATTTCTTCATTCAAACTAAAGACAACGGAAGGATCCCGCTTGAAGAAAGCGCATCGCCGCTTTATCACAGGGGAAAGATAACAAGCGTGATATCCGTAATCAAGGACATCACCCATTGCATCGAAGCTGTGGAGCTTCGCCTGAGGACCGAGAAGAAGGAAAGGCTCATACCGATATGCGGCTGGTGCAAAAAGATCAGGAGCGACGAGAATTACTGGGAGCAGTTGGAGACATATCTTACAAAGGAAGGCTTCGGCGTTTTTACGCACGGGATGTGCCCTTCATGCGCGGAGAAGATCTTTGAGAAGAAGGTGTATCTCGAAAGCTATCAGAAGATATGCAAGGCGATAAGCTCCAGCATTTCACTCGATGAGGTATTGCAGCTCATCGTGACCAATGCCGTTAAGGTCATGAACGTGAAGGCAAGCCTGCTCCGCCTGCTCAACAAGGAGACCAAGCAGTTAGAGATAGCCGCGCACTACGGATTAAGCGATAAATACGTCAACAAAGGACCGGTTGCTTATGACGCGAGCATTGACGACGCGCTTGCCGGCCAGTCCGTGTCGGTGTACGACATGGCAGAGCACAAGGACTCAAAATATTATGAAGAGGCCCTGGCAGAAGGCATAAGGAGCATCCTTTCCATACCGCTGCGTTTTGAGAAGGAGGTCATAGGGGTGCTCAGGATGTACACGGCCGAGCCGGTAAAGTATACCGAAGATGACCTGAAATTCATAACCGCCATTGCTGAGCAGGGGGCCACGGCCATAGTGAACGCGAGCCGTTTTGAAAAGGCCGTCTCAAGAGAGAAGGAATATCTCAGGGTCTATGAAGAAATTACAAAGGCCGTAAGCTCAACCCTGAACGTGGATGAAGTGATGAATCTGATCGTGAAAAAGATCCCGCAGGTAATGGGGCAGAAAGGAAGTTCGCTGCGTCTCATAAACAAGGAGAACGAGCAACTGGAGCTCGCGGCATATTATGGTCTGAGCGCAAAGTACGCCAACAAAGGCCCGGTGGCCTATGATGCGAGCATTGCCGATGCGCTGGCAGGCAAGGCCGTTTCTGTATTCGAAATAGCAGAGCATAAGGATTCAAAATATTACAGGGAGGCCATTGAAGAAGGCATCAAGACCATTTTGTCCATCCCGATGCGTTTTCAGAATGAAGTGATAGGGGTGCTCAGGCTTTATACCAGCAGGCCGGTCCAATATAACGAGACGGACCTGAAATTCATGGAGACAATCGCCGAACAGACAGCGATAGCCATCGTCAACGCCAAGCATTTTGAAAGTGAGTTATCGAAAGAAAAAGAATATCTGAAGGTGTTTCAGGAGGTGACAAAGGCCGTAAGCTCGTCCCTCAAGGCAAATGAAGTGCTGAACATGATAGTCAGGAAGATCCCCGAAGTGATGAATTTGAAGGCCGCTACGGTCAGGCTTCTCGACTCTACGGGTAAGAGCCTTAAACTTGTCGCATCGTTCGGCCTCAGTGAAAAATATTTAAACAAGGGGCCTGTGGACGCTGAAAAAAACGTCACTGAGGCCCTGAAAGAAAATCCCGTGGCGATCTTCGATGTTGCCACAGACCACCGCATACGGTACAAAAAAGAGGCTGAAGAAGAAGGTATAAAGAGCATGCTGACCCTGCCGGTTGTCGCAAGGGGAAAGGTGCTTGGAATATTGAGGCTTCTCACAGGCGAACCGAGAGAGTTCTCTCAGCAGGAGATAGACTTTGCGGCTTCACTTGCTGAGCAGTGCGGCATTGCGATTGAAAACGCCACCATGTATGAGAAGACAAAGAAGGAATATGACAATATGATGCAATTTGTAGACGGCGCTTTTTTTGAGAAAGAATAA